One segment of Dromaius novaehollandiae isolate bDroNov1 chromosome Z, bDroNov1.hap1, whole genome shotgun sequence DNA contains the following:
- the LOC112990810 gene encoding tetraspanin-3-like has translation MRTIGAVVVSLHCSEDSWLRSFARTLLMFLGLVLWGAAAALAFGGVFVILMYKNYKCFLQESFLPLPGWLAIAAAFVLLPTGILAISISTKSSRYRQGVLMYLLLLLLCLEMSSALLAQIYSTRMASELKSTMDHLFYQYNGPYSENPGSRAVDKIQRNLQCCGVQNYTDWLTAATVSWHLPNEKACVPESCCKEKYSHCRGNLCLLEQLFQEGCLRKLEDQLHFVMLYVFWCCTVLSVLELLAGFCNGILMRHQPFQDLRILDSATFS, from the coding sequence ATGAGGACTATTGGAGCTGTTGTGGTGTCTCTTCATTGCTCTGAGGATTCCTGGCTTAGATCCTTTGCTCGAACTCTGTTGATGTTCCTTGGTCTTGTATTATggggggctgctgcagctctggcctTTGGTGGAGTGTTTGTAATCCTGATGTACAAGAACTACAAATGTTTCCTTCAGGAGTCTTTTTTGCCTCTTCCAGGCTGGCTGGCTATTGCAGCTGCATTTGTTCTGCTACCCACGGGTATTTTGGCTATTTCTATTTCTACTAAGAGCTCCCGCTATCGGCAAGGTGTGCTCATGTACTTGCTGCTGCTACTTCTTTGTCTAGAAATGTCTTCAGCTCTTCTGGCACAGATCTACTCTACTAGGATGGCTTCTGAGCTGAAAAGCACTATGGATCACCTCTTCTACCAGTACAATGGGCCATATTCTGAGAATCCTGGCAGTAGGGCTGTGGATAAAATCCAGAGGAATCTGCAGTGTTGTGGGGTCCAAAACTACACAGACTGGCTAACGGCAGCAACTGTTTCTTGGCATCTTCCAAATGAGAAAGCGTGTGTCCCTGAAAGCTGTTGTAAGGAGAAATATTCTCATTGCAGGGGTAACTTATGCCTGCTGGAGCAGCTTTTTCAGGAGGGCTGTCTAAGGAAGCTGGAAGACCAATTGCATTTTGTTATGCTTTATGTGTTTTGGTGCTGTACTGTGCTAAGTGTCTTGGAGCTGTTGGCTGGTTTCTGCAATGGTATCCTCATGAGGCATCAGCCTTTCCAAGACCTCCGAATTCTGGACTCTGCTACCTTCTCATAG